The Mucilaginibacter mallensis genome has a segment encoding these proteins:
- a CDS encoding RagB/SusD family nutrient uptake outer membrane protein: MKPLKRISCLLVLSGLLFSACKKNFLDLNPTDRLTGTSITSDTSLFEAYVINRYLGEQVGVNEGEGSPPGFGRGFEYAMASSVTDESMYNTDNGSWLIEQGQMAANNTGFLGTLYARSYAGIRDCNYALSLINGLPLSTGHKNRLIGELEFIRAYRYQDLIRNYGGIVLIGDQVSQLTDNLQNPALFKRATIQESIAYATAQLDDAAAKLPLNNSSTWALGRATKGAAMALKSRLLLYAASPLYSAGTWQDAAAAAKAVMDLGKYSLSQNGYQQLFLSPNDNEIIFERLFVVNTARHVCMEISNGPNGYDGWAGNTPFQNLVDDYDMDNGKSITDPTSGYDPQNPYVKRDPRFYATILYNKAPYRGSTVDVYLPGGKDSNQGPSNWNASQTGYYLRKFMNDAYPIDNPWSVAGGQPWIYMRYAEILLNYAEAQNEASGPDATVYAAINSIRARASVNMPPLPGGLSQTDMRTAIQHERRIELAFEEHRFYDVRRWKIAMQTENVPAYGVSVTVNAANPSGYTYARKISLANRSFLPQHYWLPIPLTEIQASGGQLQQNPGY, translated from the coding sequence ATGAAACCGCTAAAAAGAATATCATGCTTATTAGTCCTTTCAGGGCTATTGTTCTCAGCATGTAAAAAGAATTTTCTCGATCTTAATCCAACAGATCGTTTAACAGGCACATCCATAACATCTGATACATCATTATTTGAAGCCTATGTAATAAACAGGTATTTAGGCGAACAAGTAGGCGTTAATGAGGGCGAAGGATCGCCTCCGGGATTTGGACGTGGCTTTGAATATGCTATGGCCAGTTCGGTTACAGATGAATCAATGTATAATACCGATAATGGTTCATGGTTGATTGAGCAGGGACAAATGGCTGCAAACAATACAGGCTTTTTAGGTACACTATATGCCCGTAGCTATGCAGGTATACGTGATTGTAATTATGCGTTAAGCCTTATTAACGGCCTGCCCTTAAGCACAGGCCATAAGAACAGACTGATCGGTGAGCTTGAATTTATACGTGCCTACAGGTATCAGGATTTGATCCGTAACTATGGCGGTATAGTGTTGATAGGCGACCAGGTTAGTCAGCTAACTGATAATCTGCAAAATCCTGCGCTTTTTAAACGTGCAACTATACAGGAATCCATTGCCTATGCAACAGCACAGCTTGATGATGCCGCAGCAAAATTACCTTTAAATAATAGTTCTACATGGGCATTGGGCAGAGCTACTAAAGGTGCTGCAATGGCGTTGAAATCAAGGTTGCTGTTATACGCAGCCAGCCCTTTATATAGTGCAGGTACCTGGCAAGATGCAGCAGCAGCAGCTAAGGCGGTTATGGATCTGGGGAAATACAGTTTATCTCAGAATGGTTACCAGCAATTATTTTTATCGCCTAATGATAACGAGATCATTTTCGAACGTTTATTTGTAGTAAATACGGCAAGGCATGTTTGTATGGAAATATCAAACGGGCCAAATGGCTATGATGGTTGGGCTGGTAATACACCATTCCAGAACCTGGTAGATGATTATGATATGGATAATGGTAAATCCATAACCGATCCAACATCTGGCTATGATCCGCAAAACCCTTATGTAAAACGTGATCCTCGTTTTTATGCTACTATTCTATACAATAAAGCACCTTACAGGGGTAGCACTGTGGATGTTTATTTACCGGGTGGAAAAGACAGTAATCAAGGGCCATCAAACTGGAATGCCAGCCAAACCGGTTATTACTTAAGGAAATTTATGAATGATGCCTATCCTATTGATAACCCATGGAGTGTAGCAGGCGGACAACCATGGATCTACATGAGGTACGCCGAAATATTGCTCAACTATGCGGAGGCGCAGAATGAGGCATCAGGCCCAGACGCGACTGTTTATGCTGCCATCAATAGCATCAGGGCGAGGGCATCAGTAAATATGCCTCCTTTGCCAGGCGGGTTGTCACAAACTGATATGCGTACAGCTATTCAGCATGAAAGACGAATCGAACTTGCGTTTGAAGAGCACCGTTTTTATGATGTGCGCAGATGGAAAATTGCTATGCAAACAGAAAACGTACCGGCATATGGTGTGAGTGTTACAG
- a CDS encoding SusC/RagA family TonB-linked outer membrane protein, translating into MKSNLQITYSPHRKKFPGRLRLFTGMAIACCITCVQPAMALAANKIPKEIASVHINGQVTDDRGAVLPGVSVSLKGTGTGAITDRNGDFSITVPDASSGMLVFSYLGYISQEVALKGQTNIKVSLQVDSKSLNEVVVVGYGTQKKATLTGSISVIKGADMVKSPEPDLSNSFAGRVSGVIANNVSGEPGYDGSSILIRGLATTGSNNVLVVVDGVPGQIGGLERLDPNDIESVSVLKDGTAAIYGSRAANGVILITTKHGKTGKATVTYSFNQGFDSPTRLPKMADAATYAQIVNDISYYDSPTNGMNQVYSAAQIQKFKDGSDPVNYPNTDWEKLTLKSVALQNQNSLTVSGGNDDVKYFTSVGTVYQDGLYKDGATNYHQYNVRSNLDANVAKGFKIGLSLSGREEDRQYPTTSAASIFRGIYRSYPTSAGFYPNGLPTTGIDQVNPALVGTSIGGTNQNPTLTFNGILKASYDIPGVEGLSIDGFFSADKSGTSSKVFSVPYTVYSYNSTTNIYTPSIEGGGPNGLASLFQSQLNQSLITSNIKLNYARKFGKHDVNAFVGYEQSKTTYSYFWAQKNDFPTATTPELSEGGTAASDATNGGSSSDNNGNFDYNRKSVISRLAYNYDEKYLLEGQFRADGSSLFAPGHQWGYFPSVSAGYRISKEDWFSKTISFINDLKIRASYGVLGDDLVGPYQYFDNFSFSNYVVTDNGSGAAVQPGINLTKLANPNITWETAKKTDIGINATFLNNFTLEAIYFRQVRSNILGYKNGSIPATSGIVNPYNGDIVPAENIDKVNSNGFEGTLGYNHPGKFSWGVSGNFTYAKSKIVYIDEASGTLPYQSQIGGPLNNYLLYNAIGIFRSQAQLNSIPHVPGAQVGDLIYEDYNHDGKITAADQTRTKYGNIPQIVYGFTVNAAYKSFDLSILFSGQAEVSQYVLPESGTIGNYYSSWANNAWSPTNPNGTYPRVSDRASDAVSGGSFPSTFWLNNAAFLRLKNTQLGYTLPQSVISKLHIASLRLFVGGFNLLTFTKVKDYDPEGTSGSGQFYPEQKIINVGVNVKL; encoded by the coding sequence ATGAAATCAAATTTACAAATCACGTATTCTCCGCACAGGAAAAAATTCCCCGGCCGTTTACGCTTGTTTACCGGCATGGCAATAGCCTGCTGTATCACCTGCGTGCAACCGGCTATGGCCCTTGCAGCTAACAAAATTCCAAAAGAGATTGCAAGTGTTCACATAAACGGGCAGGTAACTGACGATAGGGGGGCTGTATTGCCGGGTGTAAGTGTTTCACTCAAAGGTACTGGAACGGGGGCTATTACCGACAGGAATGGTGATTTTTCCATCACCGTGCCCGATGCTTCTTCAGGTATGCTGGTATTTAGCTATCTGGGTTATATAAGCCAGGAAGTTGCCTTAAAGGGCCAAACCAATATTAAGGTAAGCCTGCAGGTTGATTCAAAGTCGCTGAATGAGGTGGTTGTAGTAGGTTATGGTACACAGAAAAAAGCGACTTTAACAGGATCCATCTCTGTTATTAAAGGTGCTGATATGGTTAAGAGCCCTGAACCGGATCTTTCCAACTCTTTTGCCGGTCGGGTATCGGGCGTTATAGCCAATAACGTTTCGGGCGAACCTGGTTATGATGGTTCAAGCATTTTAATAAGGGGACTTGCCACTACCGGCAGCAATAATGTATTGGTGGTTGTAGATGGCGTTCCCGGACAGATTGGTGGTTTGGAACGATTGGATCCGAATGATATTGAAAGCGTATCTGTATTAAAAGACGGAACTGCAGCTATTTATGGAAGCAGGGCTGCGAATGGTGTAATCCTGATCACTACAAAACATGGTAAAACAGGCAAGGCAACAGTTACTTACAGCTTTAATCAAGGCTTTGACTCGCCTACACGTTTGCCAAAAATGGCTGATGCTGCTACTTACGCGCAAATAGTTAACGATATCAGTTATTATGATTCACCTACCAATGGTATGAACCAGGTATATAGCGCCGCACAGATACAAAAATTTAAAGATGGTTCGGATCCGGTTAATTATCCAAATACCGATTGGGAAAAATTAACTTTAAAAAGTGTGGCCCTCCAAAATCAGAATAGCCTGACAGTATCTGGTGGGAATGATGATGTAAAATATTTTACATCAGTAGGTACGGTTTACCAGGACGGCCTTTACAAAGATGGTGCAACTAACTATCATCAATATAATGTGAGATCTAATTTAGATGCTAATGTTGCTAAAGGCTTTAAAATCGGATTATCGTTGTCAGGCAGGGAGGAAGATCGCCAGTATCCAACCACAAGCGCAGCTAGTATTTTTCGCGGAATTTACAGGTCATATCCAACTTCGGCAGGTTTTTACCCTAATGGTTTACCTACTACGGGAATTGACCAGGTGAACCCAGCACTTGTTGGAACCAGTATTGGAGGAACCAATCAAAATCCTACATTAACATTTAATGGCATATTAAAGGCCAGTTATGATATACCCGGAGTTGAAGGCCTATCAATAGACGGTTTCTTTTCCGCTGATAAATCAGGAACTTCAAGCAAGGTTTTTTCTGTTCCTTACACTGTTTATAGTTATAACAGTACAACTAATATCTATACACCAAGCATTGAGGGTGGCGGGCCAAACGGTTTGGCTTCTCTTTTTCAATCACAGCTTAACCAATCCTTAATAACTTCAAATATAAAATTGAACTATGCCAGAAAATTTGGCAAGCATGATGTAAATGCTTTTGTGGGTTATGAGCAAAGTAAAACTACTTACAGTTACTTTTGGGCTCAGAAAAATGATTTCCCTACAGCAACCACTCCAGAACTATCGGAAGGTGGAACCGCTGCATCTGATGCTACAAATGGTGGCAGCAGCAGTGATAATAACGGGAACTTTGATTATAATCGTAAGAGCGTGATCAGCCGTTTGGCTTATAATTATGATGAAAAGTATTTGTTGGAAGGGCAGTTTCGTGCTGATGGTTCTTCTTTATTCGCGCCCGGGCATCAGTGGGGTTATTTTCCTTCAGTATCTGCGGGTTACCGTATTTCAAAAGAAGATTGGTTCTCCAAAACTATCAGTTTCATAAATGATCTGAAGATCAGGGCATCATATGGTGTATTAGGTGATGATCTTGTTGGGCCTTACCAATACTTTGATAACTTTTCCTTTAGCAACTATGTTGTAACTGATAATGGTTCGGGAGCTGCTGTTCAGCCGGGTATTAATTTAACTAAGCTGGCTAATCCGAATATTACCTGGGAAACTGCTAAGAAAACAGACATAGGTATCAACGCAACTTTCTTAAATAACTTTACATTGGAGGCTATTTACTTTAGACAGGTAAGGTCAAATATATTGGGTTATAAAAACGGGTCTATTCCGGCCACATCCGGTATCGTAAACCCATATAATGGCGATATTGTTCCTGCAGAAAATATAGATAAAGTAAACAGCAATGGCTTTGAAGGCACGCTGGGCTATAATCACCCGGGCAAATTTAGTTGGGGCGTTTCGGGCAACTTTACTTATGCAAAAAGCAAAATTGTTTATATAGATGAAGCATCCGGTACTTTACCCTACCAATCACAAATAGGTGGCCCGTTAAATAACTATTTATTATACAATGCGATCGGTATTTTCAGGTCACAGGCACAATTAAACAGTATACCTCACGTACCGGGAGCACAGGTTGGCGATTTAATATATGAGGATTATAACCATGACGGGAAAATAACGGCTGCCGACCAGACCAGGACTAAATATGGTAACATACCACAAATTGTTTACGGCTTTACTGTAAATGCAGCTTACAAGAGCTTTGATTTGTCGATCTTATTTTCAGGACAAGCAGAAGTTAGTCAGTATGTATTGCCTGAATCAGGAACAATCGGTAACTATTACAGCTCATGGGCTAATAATGCATGGAGTCCGACAAATCCAAACGGCACTTATCCCCGCGTTTCAGACAGGGCTTCAGATGCAGTAAGCGGCGGCTCGTTCCCAAGTACTTTTTGGTTGAACAACGCAGCTTTTTTAAGGCTTAAGAATACACAATTAGGTTATACACTTCCTCAATCAGTAATTTCCAAACTTCACATCGCGTCATTAAGGCTATTTGTAGGCGGCTTTAATCTGTTAACCTTTACTAAGGTTAAAGATTATGACCCTGAAGGCACCAGTGGCAGTGGTCAGTTCTACCCTGAACAAAAAATTATTAACGTAGGTGTAAATGTTAAATTATAA
- a CDS encoding vanadium-dependent haloperoxidase, which produces MKKIYSILIGLLLITITNSCHNHKKDSILTNRDISKVIHQMSAVMIHDVTNPPLAARFFAYTCLSGYEVVSENDKQVKSMYGVLNQYPVISKPKQLSGYNYQLSAVLAMYKTAEKLQPSGSTLMLKNEEKFIDSCKAIGFDEETIDSSQSYAQIISKKILAYAKADKYNRISNYRRYTPAGTPGSWDPTPPSYMSPVEPYFNTIRPLTLDSAAQFVPDAPIPFSTDKHSAFYKYLLLSYAKSGNGLTQEEKNIANFWDCNPFAVQNDGHMLIGLKKISPGAHWMGIANIACEKTKAGFSKTIQVNTVEAIGLLDGFICCWEDKYRTNRIRPETAIRTYIDPNWKPLLQTPPFPEYISGHSVVSATSSVILTHYFGDNFAYTDNVEQSFGIPPRKFSSFKQAAQEAAISRFWGGIHFMDAINNGLKQGTNVGNWVLGKLK; this is translated from the coding sequence ATGAAAAAAATATATAGTATCCTAATCGGTTTATTGTTAATTACCATAACAAACAGCTGCCACAACCATAAAAAGGATAGCATATTAACGAACCGTGATATCAGTAAGGTAATCCACCAAATGAGCGCGGTAATGATCCATGATGTGACCAATCCGCCACTGGCAGCCAGATTCTTTGCTTATACCTGTTTGTCGGGTTATGAGGTTGTATCAGAAAATGATAAACAGGTTAAAAGCATGTACGGCGTATTAAACCAATATCCGGTTATCAGTAAGCCTAAACAACTATCAGGTTACAATTACCAGCTAAGCGCGGTATTGGCCATGTATAAAACCGCCGAAAAACTACAGCCATCAGGCAGTACGCTGATGTTAAAGAATGAAGAAAAGTTTATTGACTCCTGCAAAGCCATTGGTTTTGATGAGGAAACGATTGACAGCTCGCAAAGCTACGCGCAGATCATCAGCAAAAAGATACTGGCCTATGCCAAGGCGGATAAATATAACCGCATCAGCAATTACCGCCGTTACACCCCGGCAGGTACGCCGGGAAGCTGGGATCCAACACCGCCCTCATACATGTCGCCGGTTGAACCTTATTTTAATACTATCAGACCCTTAACGCTTGATTCCGCAGCCCAGTTTGTACCTGATGCGCCGATACCGTTTTCCACCGATAAACATTCCGCTTTCTACAAATACCTATTACTGAGCTACGCCAAAAGCGGCAATGGCCTAACACAGGAAGAAAAGAACATCGCCAACTTCTGGGATTGTAATCCCTTTGCGGTACAGAATGACGGGCATATGCTAATTGGTTTAAAAAAGATCTCACCCGGGGCGCATTGGATGGGCATAGCCAATATCGCCTGTGAAAAAACAAAAGCCGGCTTTTCAAAAACTATACAGGTAAATACCGTGGAGGCCATCGGTTTGTTGGATGGTTTTATCTGCTGCTGGGAAGATAAATATCGTACCAACCGCATCCGCCCCGAAACAGCTATCCGGACATATATCGATCCTAACTGGAAACCATTGTTGCAAACCCCACCATTCCCTGAATATATTAGTGGGCACTCCGTGGTATCAGCTACATCTTCAGTTATCCTTACCCATTATTTCGGGGATAATTTTGCCTATACCGATAATGTGGAACAGAGTTTCGGTATCCCTCCACGAAAATTCAGCTCATTCAAGCAAGCTGCACAGGAAGCTGCCATCTCGAGATTCTGGGGTGGTATCCATTTTATGGATGCTATAAACAATGGCCTTAAGCAAGGTACAAATGTGGGCAATTGGGTGCTGGGTAAATTAAAATGA
- a CDS encoding VCBS repeat-containing protein gives MLPSDQTHVDFSNTLTEGLNTNVLMYEYFYNGGGVAVGDLNGDGLQDIYFTGNMVDNKLYLNKGHMQFQDITDEAGVVGRPGPWKTGVTLVDINGDGKLDIYVCYSGKISPEKRVNQLFINQGNDANGVPQFKEMAAEYGLDFPSSSTQAYFFDYDRDGDLDLLLVNHNPKRINTLDNTSVKELMSKTDTEAGIRLFRNDNGHFTEVTKQAGIINTTLSYGLAAGIADVNGDGWPDIYISNDYSVPDRLYINNGNGTFTDQLQQQVGHTSLYSMGNDIADINNDLTPDIYTLDMLPEDNRRQKLLYGGDNYEAFNLNLRSGFYYQYMRNMLQVNNGNNTFSEIGQVAGISNTDWSWAPLFADYDNDGWKDLFVSNGYTRDYTNMDFLKFMGDNLQNRQVMRQDLLNLVSQMPSSDVESYFFKNNGNLTFTNTSADWGINQPSNSNGAAYADLDNDGNLDLVVNNINKPAFIYQNQATTQNGNHYLSINLKGADKNTQGIGAKVIIYSGNKHQYLEQMPTRGYESSVSPVLHFGLGKDKQVDSLRIIWQRGKTQLLKNVKGDQQITLNEKDASNNYSEPPAVKPLFSEVKSPVNYHETINTTNDFKRQPLLVNPLSFSGPCVIKGDVNGDGLEDVYVGGTNGKAGSLYIQQKNGSFILKPQPAFEADKKSTDAAAIFFDANGDGRPDLYVCSGGYGDYAPDDPLLQDRLYINDGKGNFTKSNNALPKMLSSKCCVKAADINGDGKIDLFVGGRVVPGRYPETPESYILINDGKGHFTDETNKYNPALKHIGMVTDAAWVDMNGDKKPDLVIVGEWMPVTVFENTNGKLTDATAKYFDKKYTGWWNCLQVSDINHDGHPDLLVGNLGLNSQCKASDTEPAEMYYKDFDDNGSVDPILCFYIQHKSYPCVTRDELLDQISMMRGRFPDYKSYADATINEVFTPEEMKGAKYLSANTLSTMLFISNIKGKLHPVTLPLQAQYAPIYTISTLDYDHDGKDDLLLCGNMNQARIHFGKYDANYGVLLKGDGKGNFTYIPQLQSGFKLKGDVRSVIDINNTLLFGINGNGILAYKEK, from the coding sequence TTGCTGCCATCCGACCAAACACACGTCGACTTTAGCAACACGTTAACAGAGGGTTTGAACACTAACGTGCTGATGTACGAATACTTTTATAACGGCGGTGGCGTAGCAGTAGGCGACCTGAATGGTGATGGATTGCAGGATATTTATTTTACAGGCAACATGGTTGATAACAAGCTGTACCTTAACAAGGGGCATATGCAGTTTCAGGATATTACGGATGAGGCGGGTGTAGTAGGCCGTCCCGGCCCATGGAAAACGGGAGTGACGCTGGTTGATATCAATGGGGATGGTAAGCTGGATATTTATGTATGTTATTCGGGAAAGATAAGCCCTGAGAAACGGGTAAATCAATTATTTATTAACCAGGGGAACGATGCGAATGGTGTGCCCCAGTTCAAAGAAATGGCTGCTGAGTATGGTCTTGATTTTCCGTCATCCAGTACACAGGCCTATTTTTTCGATTATGACAGGGATGGTGATCTTGATCTTCTTTTAGTTAACCACAACCCCAAACGGATCAACACACTTGACAATACCTCGGTAAAAGAGCTGATGAGCAAAACGGACACCGAAGCCGGCATAAGACTTTTCCGGAACGATAATGGCCATTTTACTGAGGTAACTAAACAGGCAGGCATCATAAATACAACATTATCCTATGGTTTGGCTGCCGGTATAGCCGATGTAAATGGTGACGGCTGGCCGGATATCTATATCTCCAATGATTACAGCGTGCCCGACAGGCTGTATATCAACAATGGCAACGGCACGTTTACAGATCAGCTTCAACAGCAGGTTGGTCACACTTCGCTGTATTCGATGGGGAACGATATTGCCGATATCAACAATGATCTTACCCCAGATATTTATACGCTGGATATGCTCCCTGAAGATAATAGACGGCAGAAGCTATTGTATGGAGGCGATAATTATGAGGCCTTTAACCTGAACCTGCGCTCGGGTTTCTACTACCAGTATATGCGCAATATGCTGCAAGTAAATAATGGTAATAATACTTTCAGCGAGATAGGACAGGTGGCCGGGATCTCAAACACCGACTGGAGCTGGGCGCCGCTGTTCGCTGATTATGATAATGATGGCTGGAAGGACCTGTTTGTGAGTAATGGCTATACCCGGGATTATACCAATATGGATTTCCTGAAATTCATGGGCGATAACCTGCAGAACAGGCAGGTAATGCGGCAGGACCTGCTGAACCTGGTGAGCCAGATGCCCTCATCAGATGTGGAGAGCTATTTCTTTAAAAATAATGGCAACCTCACCTTTACCAATACCAGTGCCGATTGGGGTATCAATCAACCATCAAACAGCAACGGTGCAGCCTATGCCGATTTAGATAACGACGGCAACCTCGACCTGGTGGTGAACAATATCAATAAACCAGCCTTTATTTATCAGAATCAGGCCACAACACAAAATGGGAACCATTACCTATCCATCAACCTTAAAGGGGCGGATAAGAACACGCAGGGGATAGGTGCAAAGGTCATTATTTACAGCGGCAATAAACACCAATACCTGGAGCAAATGCCTACCCGCGGCTATGAATCCAGCGTATCACCGGTATTGCATTTTGGCTTAGGTAAAGACAAACAGGTGGATTCCTTAAGGATCATCTGGCAGCGTGGTAAAACCCAGCTATTGAAAAACGTAAAAGGGGATCAGCAGATCACGCTCAATGAAAAGGATGCATCAAATAATTACAGCGAACCACCAGCAGTAAAGCCATTGTTTTCGGAGGTAAAATCGCCCGTAAATTATCATGAAACAATAAATACCACCAATGATTTTAAACGCCAGCCGTTGCTGGTAAACCCGCTTTCCTTTTCAGGTCCATGTGTAATAAAAGGTGATGTGAATGGCGATGGTTTGGAAGATGTATATGTTGGCGGAACGAATGGCAAAGCAGGCAGCCTGTATATTCAGCAAAAAAATGGCAGCTTTATTTTAAAACCTCAACCCGCTTTTGAAGCCGATAAGAAAAGTACTGATGCGGCGGCCATTTTTTTTGATGCTAACGGCGATGGCAGGCCTGATCTGTATGTTTGCTCGGGTGGTTATGGCGATTATGCGCCGGATGACCCGTTGCTGCAGGACCGACTGTACATTAACGATGGCAAAGGCAACTTCACTAAATCAAATAACGCGTTGCCTAAAATGCTGAGCAGCAAATGCTGTGTAAAAGCAGCAGATATTAATGGTGATGGTAAAATAGACCTGTTTGTAGGCGGCAGAGTAGTTCCCGGTCGTTACCCTGAAACACCTGAAAGCTATATCCTGATCAATGATGGCAAAGGGCATTTTACCGATGAGACGAATAAATACAACCCGGCCTTAAAACACATCGGTATGGTAACCGACGCTGCCTGGGTAGATATGAACGGTGATAAAAAGCCTGACCTGGTTATAGTGGGCGAATGGATGCCTGTTACGGTTTTTGAAAATACAAACGGAAAGCTAACTGACGCCACTGCTAAATATTTCGACAAAAAATATACAGGCTGGTGGAATTGTTTACAGGTAAGCGACATCAATCACGACGGTCACCCGGATTTGCTTGTGGGCAATCTTGGTTTAAACTCCCAATGTAAGGCCTCGGATACCGAACCCGCTGAAATGTACTATAAGGACTTTGACGATAATGGCTCGGTTGACCCTATACTGTGTTTTTATATCCAGCATAAAAGCTACCCCTGCGTAACCCGTGATGAACTGCTCGACCAGATCAGTATGATGCGTGGGCGTTTTCCGGATTATAAAAGCTATGCGGATGCTACTATAAACGAGGTGTTCACACCCGAGGAAATGAAGGGGGCGAAGTACCTGTCGGCAAATACCCTGTCAACTATGCTATTCATCAGCAATATAAAAGGAAAGCTTCACCCTGTAACCCTGCCATTACAGGCACAGTACGCTCCCATATATACCATAAGTACACTGGATTATGACCATGATGGGAAAGATGACCTGTTACTTTGCGGTAACATGAACCAGGCACGTATCCATTTTGGGAAATACGATGCCAATTACGGAGTGCTGCTCAAAGGCGATGGTAAAGGCAATTTTACCTACATCCCACAGCTACAATCGGGCTTTAAACTAAAGGGCGATGTGAGGAGCGTAATAGATATCAATAATACTTTGCTCTTCGGTATAAACGGAAATGGGATATTGGCTTACAAAGAGAAATAA